A window of Pedobacter lusitanus contains these coding sequences:
- a CDS encoding polyprenyl synthetase family protein, translated as MPGISQIKKPIAADIAVFEEKFKASMHSDAPLLDRITHYIVKRKGKQIRPMFVFFAAKLCGGIIESTHRGAALVELLHTATLVHDDVVDNAYERRGFFSINALWKNKIAVLVGDYLLAKGLLLSVNNNEFRLLQIVSEAVKQMSEGELLQIEKVRRMDISEDLYFDVIRQKTASLIASCCACGAASAGASDETIEKMRLFGEKVGIAFQIKDDTFDFGTDDVGKPLGIDIKEKKVTLPLIYALNRADKAEKKRIINLVKNHNDEPAKIQEIIDFVNGRDGVHYATEKMIQYQQEAFDILYTFEESEARTGLEQLVRYTTERKK; from the coding sequence ATGCCGGGAATAAGCCAGATTAAGAAACCCATAGCCGCAGATATAGCAGTCTTTGAAGAGAAATTCAAAGCTTCGATGCACAGTGATGCCCCATTATTGGATCGTATCACGCACTATATTGTCAAGAGAAAAGGTAAGCAGATCAGACCTATGTTTGTTTTTTTTGCCGCCAAACTTTGCGGGGGGATTATTGAATCCACACATCGCGGAGCTGCACTGGTTGAATTATTGCATACCGCTACCCTTGTTCATGATGATGTTGTGGATAATGCTTATGAGCGCAGGGGATTCTTTTCAATCAATGCCTTATGGAAGAATAAAATTGCAGTACTGGTAGGTGATTATTTACTGGCCAAAGGTTTATTGCTTTCTGTAAACAATAATGAATTCCGTCTTTTACAGATCGTTTCTGAAGCTGTGAAGCAAATGAGTGAGGGTGAACTGCTGCAGATTGAGAAGGTGAGAAGAATGGATATCAGCGAAGATCTTTATTTTGATGTTATCCGTCAGAAAACAGCTTCACTGATTGCGTCATGTTGTGCCTGTGGCGCTGCATCGGCCGGAGCCAGTGATGAGACCATTGAGAAAATGCGCTTATTCGGAGAAAAGGTTGGTATTGCTTTCCAGATTAAGGATGATACTTTTGATTTTGGAACAGATGATGTTGGTAAACCTCTGGGGATAGATATCAAAGAAAAGAAAGTTACTCTTCCTTTGATCTATGCTTTAAACCGTGCGGATAAAGCTGAAAAGAAAAGGATCATTAATCTGGTTAAAAATCATAATGATGAGCCGGCTAAAATACAGGAGATCATAGATTTTGTTAATGGCAGGGATGGGGTACATTATGCTACAGAGAAAATGATTCAGTATCAGCAGGAAGCATTTGATATTCTTTATACTTTTGAGGAAAGTGAAGCCAGAACCGGGCTTGAACAATTAGTCCGTTATACTACAGAACGTAAAAAGTAA
- a CDS encoding YpdA family putative bacillithiol disulfide reductase → MEEYDVLIIGAGPIGMACGIEAKKAGLKYVIVEKGALVNSLYNYPVFMTFFSTSQKLEIGGVPFVSISPKPNRNEAVEYYRRVAEKFDLQINLFEKVMEVNKVSAAQFEVKTSKRAYKTKNVVVSTGFYDTPLLMNIPGEDLPKVTHYYKDPHLYAFQNVVVIGANNSAIDAALETHRKGAKVTLVIRNSEIGSYVKYWVRPDIENRIKEGEIKAYFNAEVIAIAEDNVTIRTAEETFTLANDFVIAMTGYKPDFEMLKKLGVNPEDKFAATSVYNPETMETNLPGLYLAGVVCGGMDTHKWFIENSRIHAEQIFQHIAAKHKQ, encoded by the coding sequence ATGGAAGAATATGATGTTTTGATCATTGGTGCCGGGCCAATAGGCATGGCATGTGGAATAGAAGCGAAAAAAGCAGGACTTAAATACGTCATTGTAGAAAAGGGGGCTCTGGTCAACAGTTTATACAATTACCCTGTATTTATGACTTTTTTCTCTACTTCCCAGAAACTGGAGATCGGAGGGGTACCTTTTGTCAGCATCAGTCCTAAACCAAACAGGAATGAGGCGGTTGAATATTATCGCCGCGTGGCAGAGAAATTTGATCTGCAAATCAATCTTTTCGAGAAGGTGATGGAAGTGAATAAAGTGTCTGCGGCACAATTTGAGGTTAAAACATCTAAAAGGGCTTATAAAACCAAAAATGTGGTTGTGTCCACAGGATTTTATGATACTCCGCTGTTGATGAATATTCCCGGTGAAGACCTGCCCAAAGTTACCCACTATTATAAAGACCCCCATTTATATGCTTTCCAGAATGTAGTCGTAATCGGGGCAAATAATTCTGCTATAGATGCTGCTCTGGAAACTCACCGTAAAGGCGCAAAGGTTACATTGGTTATCCGTAATTCAGAAATCGGATCTTATGTCAAATACTGGGTTCGTCCTGATATAGAAAACAGGATTAAAGAAGGAGAAATCAAGGCCTATTTTAATGCAGAGGTTATTGCGATAGCTGAAGATAATGTAACGATCAGAACAGCGGAAGAAACATTTACACTTGCCAATGATTTTGTTATTGCAATGACTGGTTATAAACCTGATTTTGAGATGCTGAAAAAACTGGGTGTAAATCCTGAAGACAAATTTGCTGCTACCTCTGTTTATAATCCTGAAACAATGGAAACTAATCTGCCTGGTTTATATCTTGCCGGTGTAGTTTGTGGTGGTATGGATACACATAAGTGGTTTATTGAAAATTCGAGAATCCATGCCGAACAGATCTTTCAACATATTGCTGCAAAGCATAAACAGTAA
- a CDS encoding MBL fold metallo-hydrolase, which yields MKIEQIYTGCLAEAAYYIESNGEAAIIDPLREVQPYLKKAKLANARIKYIFETHFHADFVSGHVDLAQHSGAQIIYGPTAQTTFDSYVAADGETFKIGELTIMTLHTPGHTPESTTYLLSDKDGNPYCIFTGDTLFIGDVGRPDLVQRGTQTAEEMAGILYDSLQSKILSLPDHILVYPAHGAGSACGKHMSKETFDTLGNQKQVNYALKTSGREDFIQQVTEGTLPPPQYFAKNAAINKSGYESFARVKEKGLIPMEPEEFEATVNHAGALILDTRDPQEFAKSFIPSSINIGLNGQFAPWVGALITDLQQPLLLIVEEGKAEEAITRLARVGYDQTIGYLEGGIAAWIAAGKDTDTIDSVSVDVFEDIVQANPDLKVLDVRKPGEYEAGHLECTLTRPLDYINDWTNEIKPQETYYIHCAGGYRSMIAASILKARGVDKVIDIKGGYAAIRSTGLKRTDNACSSKEVKS from the coding sequence ATGAAGATAGAGCAAATTTATACGGGCTGTCTTGCCGAAGCAGCTTATTACATTGAGAGTAATGGAGAGGCGGCAATTATTGACCCTTTAAGAGAAGTACAACCTTATCTTAAAAAGGCCAAACTGGCAAATGCCAGAATTAAATATATTTTTGAGACACATTTTCATGCGGACTTTGTTTCCGGTCATGTTGATCTTGCTCAGCATTCGGGTGCTCAGATTATTTATGGACCTACCGCACAGACGACTTTTGATTCTTATGTTGCTGCTGACGGAGAAACCTTTAAAATAGGTGAACTCACGATCATGACATTGCATACTCCGGGCCATACGCCTGAATCCACTACTTATCTGCTTAGTGATAAAGATGGTAATCCTTATTGCATTTTTACTGGTGATACACTTTTTATTGGTGATGTCGGCAGACCCGATCTGGTACAAAGAGGAACTCAGACAGCAGAAGAAATGGCAGGAATACTTTATGACTCGTTGCAGTCAAAAATTCTTTCTCTGCCAGATCATATCCTGGTATATCCGGCGCATGGTGCGGGATCTGCCTGTGGTAAACATATGAGCAAAGAAACCTTTGATACTTTAGGAAATCAGAAGCAGGTTAATTATGCGCTTAAGACATCCGGCCGGGAAGATTTTATTCAGCAGGTAACAGAAGGTACTTTGCCTCCTCCTCAATATTTTGCAAAAAATGCCGCAATCAATAAAAGCGGTTATGAAAGCTTTGCCCGGGTTAAAGAAAAGGGATTAATTCCTATGGAGCCTGAAGAATTTGAGGCGACAGTTAATCACGCAGGTGCGCTGATTCTGGATACCAGGGATCCGCAGGAGTTTGCTAAATCATTTATTCCTTCGTCTATCAATATTGGGCTGAACGGACAGTTTGCACCATGGGTTGGAGCTTTGATTACTGACCTGCAGCAGCCTTTATTATTAATTGTAGAAGAAGGAAAAGCTGAAGAAGCAATTACCCGTCTGGCCAGAGTAGGCTATGATCAGACCATTGGATATCTGGAAGGTGGAATAGCAGCATGGATTGCAGCCGGTAAAGACACAGATACTATTGATTCAGTTTCTGTTGATGTTTTTGAGGATATAGTTCAGGCCAATCCGGATTTAAAGGTACTTGATGTGCGTAAACCCGGAGAATATGAAGCCGGACATTTAGAGTGTACACTGACACGTCCCCTGGATTATATCAATGACTGGACAAACGAAATCAAACCACAGGAAACTTATTATATTCATTGTGCCGGGGGATACAGATCGATGATCGCGGCTTCAATTTTAAAGGCAAGAGGTGTAGACAAGGTGATTGATATCAAAGGTGGTTATGCAGCGATCCGTTCAACGGGGCTGAAACGTACAGATAATGCCTGTTCTTCGAAAGAAGTTAAATCCTGA
- a CDS encoding asparaginase → MTKILIIYTGGTIGMVNNPLTGSLIPFDFEQIQQNVPELARLNYQLAVHSFDPILDSSNMDPVIWAELAGIIERTYDDYDGFVVLHGSDTMAYTASALSFMLKNLAKPVVLTGSQLPIGEIRTDAKENLITALEIVATKNNGVAMVPEVCIYFDYQLFRGNRSIKYNSEKFEAFQSPNYHILAEAGVNLSFYNNYISELPKEPMQVQSGFNANIGVLKLYPGITAQAVQAITQSSVDAIVLETFGSGNTSTAQWFIDSLQAAIDQGKLIVDISQCQGGSVELGKYETSKKLQQMGIISGFDMTFEATVTKLMYLMGQNLTNTEIAVLMEQSLRGELTA, encoded by the coding sequence ATGACAAAAATTCTCATTATCTATACGGGTGGAACTATCGGTATGGTCAATAACCCGCTGACGGGTTCATTAATTCCTTTTGATTTCGAGCAGATTCAGCAAAATGTACCGGAACTTGCGCGGTTGAATTACCAGCTTGCTGTACATTCTTTCGACCCTATTCTGGACTCCTCGAATATGGACCCGGTAATATGGGCAGAACTGGCAGGAATTATTGAGAGAACATATGATGATTATGATGGATTTGTTGTCCTGCATGGCTCAGATACAATGGCCTATACTGCATCGGCACTGAGTTTTATGCTGAAGAATCTGGCCAAGCCCGTTGTACTTACCGGTTCACAGTTACCGATAGGAGAAATCAGGACAGATGCAAAGGAGAACTTAATTACCGCACTGGAAATTGTAGCAACGAAGAATAACGGGGTTGCCATGGTACCCGAAGTATGTATTTATTTCGACTACCAGTTGTTTCGTGGTAACCGCTCCATTAAATATAATTCAGAGAAATTTGAAGCCTTTCAGTCCCCTAATTACCATATTCTGGCAGAGGCAGGTGTAAATCTGTCATTCTATAATAATTATATCAGTGAGCTTCCGAAAGAACCTATGCAGGTACAATCCGGTTTCAACGCAAATATTGGTGTACTGAAATTGTACCCGGGTATTACGGCGCAGGCAGTACAGGCAATTACGCAGTCTTCTGTAGATGCTATTGTACTGGAAACTTTCGGATCTGGTAATACAAGCACGGCACAATGGTTCATAGACAGTTTGCAGGCAGCTATAGATCAGGGTAAACTGATTGTTGATATCTCACAGTGTCAGGGTGGGTCAGTTGAACTGGGTAAATACGAGACAAGTAAGAAATTGCAGCAAATGGGTATTATCAGTGGTTTTGACATGACATTTGAGGCTACAGTAACCAAGCTAATGTATTTGATGGGTCAAAATCTTACAAATACAGAAATAGCAGTGCTAATGGAGCAATCTTTGCGCGGAGAGTTAACAGCGTAA
- a CDS encoding TatD family hydrolase — MFLTDTHTHLYYETDEEKQALLFQRCFENKIDRLFLPNVDISSIAKIDDLVRKYPDNCFAMAGLHPCEVKEGYAEVLAEIHKSIEGRRIYAIGEIGIDLYWDKTTLGIQQDAFAEQIRWAKELKLPIVIHCREAFDEVFEVLESEKGDDLRGILHCFTGNLEQAERTIDLGFYLGIGGVVTYKKAGLDEVLSHLSLESLVLETDSPYLAPVPYRGKPNESSYLIHIAQKVADIYHIPVEKVAEVTTANSIKIFNV, encoded by the coding sequence ATGTTTTTAACCGATACGCATACGCATTTGTATTACGAAACGGACGAGGAAAAACAGGCATTACTTTTTCAGCGTTGTTTCGAAAATAAGATAGACCGTTTATTCCTTCCCAATGTTGATATCTCTTCGATCGCGAAGATTGATGATCTGGTCAGAAAATATCCGGATAATTGTTTTGCAATGGCAGGACTACACCCCTGCGAGGTAAAAGAAGGGTATGCTGAGGTACTGGCAGAAATCCATAAGAGCATTGAAGGACGCAGAATCTATGCTATTGGTGAGATCGGTATAGATCTTTACTGGGATAAAACTACGCTGGGTATACAACAGGATGCCTTTGCTGAGCAGATCCGCTGGGCTAAAGAATTGAAACTTCCTATTGTGATCCATTGCAGAGAAGCTTTTGATGAGGTTTTCGAAGTCCTGGAATCAGAAAAGGGAGATGACTTAAGAGGAATACTCCATTGTTTTACCGGTAATCTGGAACAGGCAGAAAGAACAATTGATCTGGGATTCTATTTGGGAATAGGTGGTGTGGTTACCTATAAAAAGGCCGGACTGGATGAAGTCCTTTCACATCTCTCATTAGAGAGCCTTGTGCTGGAAACAGATTCGCCTTACCTGGCTCCTGTACCTTACAGAGGTAAACCCAACGAAAGTAGTTATCTGATTCACATTGCACAGAAAGTTGCTGATATTTACCATATTCCGGTTGAAAAAGTTGCGGAAGTAACTACAGCCAATTCTATAAAAATATTTAACGTCTAG
- a CDS encoding FKBP-type peptidyl-prolyl cis-trans isomerase: protein MKKTLVILFAATLGLAACNNFKKGPGGLMYTIHKTEGKDKIVEGDIIKINAIQKTEKDSVTSSTYDIQQPAVFPVSKKQWAGDISDALMLLAEGDSATFKIDLDSMAKYSNQPKPATQKDKYMVFTVKIEKVMHKAKGEADSTFQKKATEFFQKDFQATVAKHKAAEAGKIKNFIEDNKLKVQTTASGLQYVITAPGDAQRATPTDTLMVNYTGKLLTKKSNGKESIFDTSIEKIAKESGKFNQMAQYGPRPFTLGRAIPGFDEGLKLIGKGGKITLIIPSRLAYGEGGMPQGGITPFSPLAFDVEITDIKKPTGAPVAAAPVAAPAAKK, encoded by the coding sequence ATGAAAAAAACATTAGTAATTCTTTTTGCAGCTACACTTGGTTTAGCGGCTTGTAACAACTTCAAAAAAGGTCCGGGAGGCCTGATGTATACTATACACAAGACTGAAGGAAAAGATAAGATCGTTGAAGGCGATATCATTAAAATCAATGCTATCCAGAAAACTGAAAAAGATTCAGTAACCAGCAGTACTTATGATATTCAGCAACCAGCTGTATTCCCTGTTTCTAAAAAACAATGGGCAGGAGATATCTCTGATGCTTTAATGTTATTGGCAGAAGGTGATAGTGCTACTTTTAAAATTGACCTGGATTCAATGGCTAAATATTCGAACCAGCCAAAACCAGCTACTCAGAAAGACAAGTACATGGTTTTTACTGTGAAAATCGAAAAAGTAATGCACAAAGCTAAAGGTGAAGCTGATTCAACTTTCCAGAAAAAAGCTACTGAGTTTTTCCAGAAAGATTTCCAGGCTACAGTTGCTAAACACAAAGCTGCTGAAGCAGGTAAAATCAAAAACTTCATTGAAGACAATAAATTAAAAGTACAAACTACAGCATCTGGTTTACAGTATGTGATTACAGCTCCTGGTGATGCACAAAGAGCTACACCTACTGATACTTTAATGGTGAACTATACTGGTAAACTATTAACTAAAAAATCAAATGGTAAAGAAAGCATTTTTGATACAAGTATCGAGAAGATAGCTAAGGAATCTGGTAAATTCAACCAGATGGCACAATACGGTCCCCGTCCATTTACTTTAGGAAGAGCAATTCCAGGATTTGACGAAGGTCTTAAATTAATCGGAAAAGGTGGAAAAATCACTTTGATCATTCCTTCAAGATTAGCTTACGGTGAAGGTGGAATGCCACAGGGTGGTATTACTCCATTCTCTCCACTGGCTTTTGATGTTGAAATTACTGACATCAAAAAACCTACAGGAGCACCTGTAGCAGCAGCGCCGGTTGCGGCTCCTGCAGCTAAAAAATAA
- a CDS encoding DHH family phosphoesterase, giving the protein MLSLSELKTLLATPQKIVITTHHKPDGDAMGSSLGLYAYLIQKGHHVKVITPTDYPYFLHWLPNNADVLIYTEAKEQAEQLVADAALVFCLDFNTLSRINELGEVIRGCSAYKIMIDHHLDPEDFDDYRHWSINACAAAQLVYDFIVNELDDAEMMNKDIATCLYTGIMTDSGSFRFPSATSTVYRIGADLIDAGAEHWRIHQLVYDNATENRLRFLGNCLTNKLEIIREYNTAIISVTAEELKRFSIVTGDTEGIVNYALSINGIKLAAFIIERTDKVKLSLRSTGDFPANEICKRYFNGGGHRNAAGGYSDQNLEDTIAHFKSILPEYKTLLLQ; this is encoded by the coding sequence ATGCTATCCCTTTCCGAACTTAAAACATTGCTGGCAACGCCGCAGAAAATTGTAATCACTACACACCATAAACCTGATGGCGATGCTATGGGCTCTTCTCTGGGCTTATATGCTTATCTGATCCAGAAGGGGCATCATGTCAAAGTAATTACCCCAACTGATTATCCATACTTTCTGCATTGGCTGCCTAATAATGCTGATGTACTGATTTATACTGAAGCTAAGGAACAGGCAGAACAGCTGGTTGCTGATGCAGCTCTTGTATTCTGTCTGGATTTTAACACCTTAAGCCGTATCAATGAGCTCGGTGAAGTTATCCGTGGTTGCTCTGCGTATAAGATCATGATTGATCACCATCTGGATCCTGAGGATTTTGATGATTACAGACACTGGAGTATCAATGCCTGTGCAGCGGCTCAGCTGGTTTACGATTTTATTGTCAATGAACTGGACGACGCAGAAATGATGAACAAGGATATTGCCACCTGCTTATATACAGGAATTATGACTGATTCAGGATCTTTCAGATTCCCTTCAGCCACATCTACTGTTTATCGTATAGGTGCTGATCTGATTGACGCAGGTGCAGAACACTGGCGTATCCATCAGCTGGTCTATGATAATGCCACAGAAAACCGTTTACGGTTCCTGGGAAATTGTCTGACCAACAAGCTGGAAATTATCAGAGAATACAATACAGCTATCATATCGGTTACTGCCGAAGAACTTAAGCGTTTCAGTATTGTTACCGGTGATACAGAAGGTATTGTAAACTATGCACTCTCTATTAACGGGATCAAACTGGCTGCCTTCATTATAGAAAGGACAGATAAAGTAAAACTATCTTTACGCTCAACCGGTGATTTCCCTGCAAATGAAATTTGTAAGAGATATTTTAACGGGGGCGGACACAGAAATGCTGCCGGAGGATACTCTGATCAGAATCTTGAGGATACTATAGCACACTTTAAATCAATTCTGCCAGAGTATAAAACACTATTATTGCAGTAA
- a CDS encoding nucleoside-diphosphate kinase encodes MTTNRTFTMIKPDAVANGHIGAIINDITAAGFKIIALKYTKLTEETAGKFYEVHKDRPFYGELVNFMSSGPIVAAILEKDNAIEDFRKLIGATNPADAAEGTIRQKYAKSIDANAVHGSDSDENAAIEGDFFFTAAERF; translated from the coding sequence ATGACTACAAACAGAACATTTACAATGATTAAGCCAGATGCAGTTGCAAATGGACATATCGGAGCAATTATCAATGACATTACTGCTGCTGGTTTTAAAATCATTGCTTTAAAATACACTAAACTGACAGAAGAAACTGCTGGTAAGTTTTATGAGGTTCACAAAGATCGTCCATTCTATGGCGAACTGGTTAACTTCATGTCTTCAGGACCAATCGTAGCTGCAATTCTTGAAAAAGATAACGCTATCGAAGATTTCAGAAAACTGATCGGTGCTACAAACCCTGCTGATGCAGCTGAAGGCACTATCCGTCAGAAATATGCGAAGTCAATTGACGCTAATGCAGTTCACGGATCTGATTCTGATGAGAACGCTGCAATCGAAGGAGATTTCTTCTTTACAGCTGCAGAACGTTTCTAA
- a CDS encoding FKBP-type peptidyl-prolyl cis-trans isomerase: MKKLVLTLLIPFCGYAVNAQTKRKPTNKKAPVKTAAAATVKMTSLADSASYAFGTSMGSGLKTNGVKTLNYDLLIKGLKDAFQGQTLLLTEQASQQVIGNFFKEITREKYAAQIAKEQNFLEGNLKVIDVKSTSSGLQYQVITPGEGPKPKATDNVLVNYKGTLLNGKQFDSSYDRKEPLSIAVNRVIPGWTEGLQLMSPGAKYKFFIPYNLAYGERAMGKDIPPYSMLIFEVELLKINGK; the protein is encoded by the coding sequence ATGAAGAAATTAGTCCTTACTCTTTTAATTCCGTTTTGCGGTTATGCTGTGAACGCACAGACTAAACGTAAACCTACAAACAAAAAAGCACCGGTAAAAACAGCGGCTGCTGCTACTGTAAAAATGACCAGCCTGGCAGATTCGGCAAGTTATGCTTTTGGAACTTCCATGGGCTCAGGTCTTAAAACAAACGGTGTAAAAACACTGAATTACGATTTATTGATCAAAGGTTTAAAAGATGCCTTTCAGGGTCAGACTCTTTTATTGACTGAGCAGGCTTCACAACAGGTTATCGGCAACTTTTTCAAAGAGATTACCAGAGAAAAGTATGCGGCCCAAATCGCAAAAGAGCAAAACTTTCTGGAGGGCAATCTGAAGGTCATTGACGTTAAAAGTACATCCAGCGGCTTACAATACCAGGTTATTACTCCGGGAGAAGGGCCTAAACCAAAAGCTACAGACAATGTACTGGTTAATTATAAAGGTACTTTATTAAACGGAAAACAATTTGACAGTTCATATGACAGAAAAGAACCACTATCCATTGCTGTCAACAGAGTAATTCCGGGATGGACAGAGGGTTTACAGTTAATGTCGCCAGGGGCTAAATATAAATTCTTTATTCCTTATAATCTGGCTTACGGTGAGCGGGCTATGGGAAAAGACATCCCTCCTTACAGCATGCTGATCTTTGAAGTTGAATTGCTTAAAATAAACGGCAAATAA
- a CDS encoding DUF721 domain-containing protein: MRKPNDMTLKDAISKMLSVYRLKGKFDETGVVAMWPEIMGTAIGNRTTQIYIAHKKLFVRIESSVIKNELLMVRTGIIQKLNERAGSEVINEIVFL, from the coding sequence ATGCGTAAACCTAATGATATGACCCTTAAGGATGCCATTTCAAAAATGTTGTCCGTATATAGGTTAAAAGGTAAGTTTGATGAAACAGGCGTTGTAGCGATGTGGCCTGAAATTATGGGAACCGCAATCGGAAACAGAACAACGCAGATCTATATTGCGCATAAGAAATTGTTTGTCCGTATTGAATCTTCGGTAATTAAAAACGAGTTACTGATGGTAAGAACCGGCATCATCCAGAAACTGAATGAACGCGCCGGTTCGGAGGTTATCAATGAAATTGTATTCTTATAA
- the recF gene encoding DNA replication/repair protein RecF (All proteins in this family for which functions are known are DNA-binding proteins that assist the filamentation of RecA onto DNA for the initiation of recombination or recombinational repair.), translating into MWLKNITLLNFKNYSDADLRFSKTVNAFIGNNGAGKTNLLDAIHYLCLCKSYFNPIDSQQIKTAEDLFMIQGDFDRQEKNEKITCGVKKNQKKQFKRNKKEYDKLASHIGLFPLVMISPYDVTIIMDGSEERRKFMDNVISQTDAQYLDELMLYNRHLLNRNALLKQIAVTRRYDPALLEIFNEQLIGCGEKIFEKRKQFMLDYIELFNKYYQYLTQDAEQVNLIYQSQLNETAFDTLLQQSVEKDKILERTTTGIHKDDLIFTIRDMPLKKFGSQGQQKSFLIALKLAQYAYVEKFKGFKPLLLLDDIFDKLDEHRMHKLMEMVSHHDFGQIFITDTGKERVMNIFDKIKVPVTLFEVINGAIKHA; encoded by the coding sequence ATGTGGTTAAAAAACATTACTCTGCTCAACTTCAAGAATTATTCTGATGCTGATTTACGCTTTTCGAAAACTGTAAACGCATTCATTGGGAATAATGGTGCCGGGAAGACCAATTTGCTGGATGCTATTCATTATCTGTGTCTGTGTAAAAGCTATTTTAATCCGATTGATAGTCAGCAGATCAAAACTGCCGAAGATCTTTTTATGATCCAGGGGGATTTTGACCGTCAGGAAAAAAATGAGAAGATTACCTGCGGGGTTAAGAAAAATCAGAAAAAGCAATTCAAAAGAAATAAAAAGGAGTATGATAAACTAGCCAGTCATATCGGGCTTTTTCCGCTGGTCATGATTTCTCCCTATGACGTAACCATCATTATGGACGGGAGTGAAGAACGACGGAAGTTTATGGATAATGTAATTTCCCAGACAGATGCTCAGTATCTGGATGAACTGATGTTGTATAACAGACATCTGTTAAACAGAAATGCTTTGCTCAAACAGATTGCTGTCACCCGTCGTTATGATCCTGCTTTGCTGGAAATATTTAATGAGCAGTTAATTGGCTGTGGAGAGAAAATATTTGAGAAGCGCAAGCAGTTTATGCTTGATTATATAGAGCTGTTTAATAAGTATTATCAGTATCTGACACAGGATGCCGAGCAGGTTAATCTGATCTATCAGTCTCAGCTTAATGAAACTGCTTTTGATACTTTATTGCAGCAGTCGGTAGAAAAGGATAAAATTCTGGAAAGAACCACAACCGGTATACATAAAGATGATCTGATTTTTACTATCCGTGACATGCCGCTAAAGAAATTTGGTTCACAGGGACAGCAGAAATCCTTTCTTATTGCACTAAAACTGGCGCAATATGCCTATGTAGAGAAGTTTAAAGGCTTTAAACCTTTGCTGCTGCTGGATGATATTTTTGATAAGCTCGATGAACACCGGATGCATAAACTGATGGAGATGGTTTCACACCATGATTTCGGACAGATATTTATTACAGATACAGGAAAAGAAAGAGTCATGAATATCTTTGATAAGATCAAAGTTCCCGTAACTTTATTCGAAGTAATTAACGGAGCTATAAAACATGCGTAA
- a CDS encoding tetratricopeptide repeat protein, whose protein sequence is MSTTEKEVNHNVKKGSFLEENSKSLLFIAAAVIVLVIIYFWYQNVYLKGRAEEASAKMYKAEQYVGVDSLANKAINGDSGYPGFEKIAEEYNNTKSANLANLYLGGIYLRKGEYKKATEVLGKYSETGSPVADPLALGMLGDAYSELKDYSQAITYYKKAAEKSSNKFTSPLFLKKLGLVYESQKDFKNAEEAYNKIKNEFPASQEAAMIDEYIARATAAQGK, encoded by the coding sequence ATGTCCACAACAGAAAAAGAAGTAAATCATAACGTTAAAAAAGGTTCATTCTTAGAGGAAAACTCTAAAAGCCTTTTATTCATTGCCGCAGCGGTAATCGTATTAGTGATCATATACTTTTGGTATCAGAATGTATATTTGAAAGGCAGAGCTGAAGAAGCTTCTGCAAAAATGTACAAAGCAGAACAATATGTTGGGGTAGATTCTCTGGCTAACAAAGCTATTAACGGAGATTCAGGTTATCCTGGATTTGAAAAAATTGCTGAAGAATACAACAATACCAAATCAGCTAACTTAGCTAACCTGTATCTTGGAGGAATCTATTTACGTAAAGGGGAGTACAAAAAAGCAACTGAGGTTTTAGGTAAATATTCAGAAACAGGAAGTCCTGTAGCAGACCCTCTGGCATTAGGAATGTTGGGAGATGCTTACAGTGAATTGAAAGATTACAGCCAGGCGATCACTTATTACAAGAAAGCAGCTGAAAAATCAAGCAACAAATTTACTTCTCCATTGTTCCTGAAAAAACTGGGATTAGTTTACGAATCACAAAAAGACTTCAAAAATGCTGAAGAAGCATATAACAAAATCAAAAATGAGTTCCCTGCAAGTCAGGAAGCTGCGATGATTGATGAGTATATCGCACGCGCTACAGCTGCACAAGGAAAATAA